atgAATGTGAATAAATGATGGATTTCTGTTACATAGCTATGAGATCTTGGAAGGTGCATGTAGAGTAAGACATCACAGCGATATAAGAAGCATTCTTCTTATAAGAAGTTGGCTTAGATATTTTGGGCTTATAAGTAAGGAGCAAAGGAGGAACGTAGACTTCTACATGCATGAGCCCATATTACATGACTTTGTGAACTTTGGGGCATACTCTAAacaagcgaagatccttgcaattggaGAAGTGGTTTAGTAGCTAAGATAAGAATGTCTTTAGGAATATGGGCATAAATACCTTCTAAGACAGCCAGGTTGCCAttcaatcttcgaacttataaGCCACTGGCGCTTATAGCAGATCTCATGAGGAAACGGCTGTACTGTAGAAAACAGCCTGAACTTTGCTAATAACTGCTGGTATTATCTAATTTACATTATTTTTTATAGCATTGGATATTAATTCAATACTAGATGAAAGGACGGCGCCACGTGTATACCAGAGAACTGTATGAgacccgaaatttggcactcaatagccactttaacgaaagcaattgtctgtatcgcatgccacataaaaacaatgTTACCTAGAAACACACGCTTAAATACAATAGAGTGAGAATTACGCGAACGTTAAGTCATCGCTCAGTGGATTTGATTTTTAACTTGGTCGACGGACAATGTGTTCTGTTTTCAGatgaacaccactcagatgaatgccatatgaagccaaagcaagcagaggaatgaCACATCAAGTTTGGTAGAGCGGcataaatataaatttctttTATCAGTGACATCTCCGTCTGTGCAAAAGTGACAGACTtacttccatttttatacccaccaccgtaagatGGGAGTACACTtacctagtcatttcgtttgttacaccttgaaatatgttattgctcgtctcgatattctgagtcgatctagccatgtccgtccgtccgtcccatataaaccgatctcccgattagagttCTTgaactcctggaagccgcaatttttgtccgatttggctgaaatactgttctgttttaacttccaacaagtgtgccaagtacagtccaagtcagtctataacctgatacagcccccatataaaccgatctcccgacttgacttcttgagcccttggctTGGaaccctcaattttcatccgatttggctgaaattttgcccatacagttctgttataacttccaataagtttgccaagtacggtccaaatcggtctataatctgatatatatcctatataaaccaatctccagatttgacttcttgagcccttggctTGGaaccctcaattttcatccgatttggctgaaattttgcacatactgttctgctataacttccaacaagtgtgccaagtacgtccaaaatcggtctattacctgatttaTCTCCCATaacccgatctgccgatttaacttcttcagcaACTGGAagtcgtaattttcatccgatttggctgaaattttgaaggtggtgTTCTATTGTaaatttcaacaattgtgccaagtacggcccatatcgttctataacctcctatataacctgatctcctgatttgacttcctgagcccctggaagtcgtaattttcacccgatttggccgaaactttgcacgtggtgttctattaagagttccaactactgtgccgagtacggtccaaatcggtatataacctgatatagctcccatataaaccgatctcccgatttgacttcttgagcccctgtacgtcgcaatttttgtccaatttgacttaaatttggaacatagtgttccgttatgacttccaacaaaagtgtctagtacggtccaaatcggtcaagaacctgatatagctcccgtgtaaaccggtctctcgattatccttgttcgtttcttagagctttaatttttgcaggtttgacagaagattggtatgtcgaataaaattatgcccttcaactaaaatttttttgcataaatttttcatGGTGATTCATGAttcttagcacgtttttacatgttttcGTTACCCAAGCCATTTCGATGCACGCTAATTAATTTCAGCTCTCATAACTTTGAAcagtttatgtgtgtgtgtcttctaTTCAGTTACGGTCAATGTGAGCCCTCGTGAATAttgctcaaaatgtaaaatacgGCCAGCAATTATTTTATGCTCATCAGTGAAAATATTTACAATAGCTTAATGAATTTAAAGGAGTATTTTATGTTTTAGTCGTAAGCGTTAACAAcgattgctggtataaggtgtgTACACTTAATACATCTTAAACCAATATATTATCCATATCAAACGGTATTGTTTTAATACCATACGGGGTTGCTTTACGATATCGCATCAGTGTAGATTTACTAAAGTTATGTGGTTgtttcaacagtaggaactagaagtcatTTTCCTTCTCCTTTCGTTCCCTTTTGCGTCATTGAAACCACAATGGACATAAATGTCTTATTAAAACTTATTACAGACTCCCCACAATTTCATCCAACCTAGAGAACCCTTATCTTGAGGACCAAACAATTTCATAACAATCAGTTTAAAGGCTTAAATCAAAGGCCCATTTTCTGCAACTTCCAccttttcaattaaattaagtGCTTCTTTCTTCAATATAGTACATGTTTTAAGATTATCTTGCTAAGTTCTATGCAAATCAAGAGTTTTGAACTTCGATCAACGAATACTGTACTTGATTTATAGAAAATTCTAAATCGCTAACACTTTGTACAAGTTAAACAatatcattattattttttcttgaGTTTTTCATCACATGTATTGTATTTAGATAGGCAGGAAGTTACGAGAAATTCTGTTCATAGTACTGATATGATGAAGTCTCTAACTATGTTTACAAAaataatcataacaaaacacaaacgaAAGCTTTTTTATTAATGCGTTAAAACCGAACGTATGGGTAatggttttgcaaaaaaaaaacatattacgTTCTTACTATGACCTATAGAGTACCAACACGTTTTTGAACTACAAATGCACTGATAAGACCCATTATTGTATACGCAACTGCATTTCTTTTACTACAACTACAAACAAGCGTATGTTCAATACTAATGACGTTCAGAACATGTTTGAGTACTATGGAAATGTTCGTTTCTTTGATTTTAAGGTTTCATTAAAGTCGCAAACAATTGCGatttatttacaaaaacaaaatgtttataatAAAACTATAATCAATCATTAACGATTGTAATTGCAAAAAGGTTGAAAGGCAGGCAGGCAGTCAGGCAAATTAAATTTGGGCCATGGTCAAATACTCAAGTCCATTTCTTACAAATCCAAATGATTTGCTGCAACAAAAATCCATGAAGGTGACATCGGTTCCTCATATCATCCAAGGGGGGCTTCTGCTTAGAAAATGCTCTACGAATAACGCACACGTCGATTTCGACGCCTTTTGCTGTTGCAGATTTTCTCACAATCCTCTAGCGAAGAGAATAACTTCTTATCGGGACTGCAGCCCATGTAACGGCAATGTTGGGTCTCAGCATCATAGTAAATACCTAATGTGGAGGAGACACATAGGCCAGTGATGGTTGGCTTGCGATCGCATATATCAACTGTGGGACCtagaaggaaaatatttaagGTTGTATTAAATCAATTATAAGAAACTTCGCATAGtggaatataataaaaaaacaagtaaaaaggcgttaatttcggccgggccgaactttggaaacccaccacctcggttatatatttaaaccatgTCTCGTCAAAATtaagtgaaaatgcataccttatgccctatagcagctatatgaaaatatattccgatttggaccaaatactaataagtacaagttattattcaattgtgtaaatgcgccttttatggacccaaaaccttaaatcgagagatcggtctatattacagctatacttaaatcttgatcgatctaggccaaattacagaaatatgtcgaggggcttaacttaactcactgtcccgaatttcggcgacttcggataataaatgtgccttttatgggctcacaatctaaaatcgagagatcggtctatatgacagctacatccaaatctggacctatctgggccaagttgaagaattatgtcgaagggcctaacacaactcactgtcccaaatttcggcgacatcggacaataaatgagcctttatgggcccaagaccttaaatcgagagatcagtctatatggcagctatatctaaatctggaccgatctgggccaacttgaatagggatgccgaagggcctaaactgtcccaaatttcagcgagatcggataatacatgtggcttttatgggcgcaagaccctaaatcgggggatcggtctatatggcagctatgcccaaatctggaccgatctaggccaaattgaagaaggacgtcgaagggtctaacataactcactgtcccaaatttcagcaaaatcggataataaatgtggattttatggacctaagatcctaaatcggcggatcggtctatgtgggggctatatcaagatatagtctgatatagcccatctttaaacttaacctgcttatggacaaaaaaagaatctgagcaaagtttcagctcaatatctctatttttaaagactgtatcagACGGATGGCTagattgttttagatttttacgctgatcaagaatataaagggtgatttttttgaggttaggattttcatgcattagtatttgacagatcacgtgggatttcagacatggtgtcaaagagaaagatgctcagtatgctttgacatttcatcatgaatagacttactaacgagcaacgcttgcaaatcattgaattttattaccaaaatcagtgttcggttcgaaatgtgttcattcaccgtaacgttgcgtccaacagcatctttgaaaaaatacggtccaatgattccaccagcgtacaaaccacaccaaacagtgcatttttcgggatgcatgggcagttcttgaacggcttctggttgctcttcactccaaatgcggcaattttgcttatttacgtagccattcaaccagaaatgagcctcatcgctgaacggtgaatgaacacatttcgaaccgaacactgattttggtaataaaattcaatgatttgcaagcgttgctcgttagtaagtctattcatgatgaaatgtcaaagcatactgagcatctttctctttgacaccatgtctgaaatcccacgtgatctgtcaaatactaatgcatgaaaatcctaacctcaaaaaaatcaccctttatatactttatagggtcggaaatgggtatttcgatgtgttgcaaacggactgACAAAATTAATGTATCCCCAtctttcagtggtgggtataacaagtaagagcgtgctaagacttatataccctccaccacggatcgcatttgttgagttctttgcacggtacctctttttaggcaaacaaagaataatggataagaattgttgagctattggagatatatcaagttatagtcagattcggaccataagtgaatttaATGTTGATGACCATCGTAGAAGTCATAATATTTTagtctattcggataagaattacgccttgtagcggctcaagaagcataatcgggagatcggtttatatgggagctatatcagactatggatcgattcagaccatattggacacgtatgttgaaggtaattggagaaaccgttgtacaaaatttgagaattgcgccctctagagcctcaagaaggcaagatcccagatcggtttatatggcagctataccaggtcatgtaccgatttgcgccatactaagcacagttcttcgaagtcatgacaaaaaacctcatgtaaaatttcagacggatgagaactgcgccatctagtggctcgagaagtcaggatccaagatcggtttattgtcgagttcttttcccggtatctctttttaggcaaacaaagtaaaggaaagaataaaataaaagaattgctatgctatggttcgaatcggaccataatggaatgaatgttggagaccacagtagaagtcattgtataaaatttcagccaaatccaatagaGATTaagccctgtaggggctcaaaaagtaaaatagggagatcgttttataggggtgCTGTAttagggtatagaccgattcagaccatatttgacacgtatgttgaaggtcatgggagaagccgttgtacaaaatttcaccaaaatcagataataactgCCCCCAtagaggtccaagaagtcaagatccaagatcggtttatatgacagctatatcaggttatgaaccgatttgaaccatacttaacacagttgttagaagtgataccaattcaccacgtgcaaaatttcagtcaaaccgaagagaattgcgccctctagaggctcaaaaagtcaagacccaagatcggtttacatggcagctatatcaaaacatggaccgatatggtccatttacaatttcaaccgacctgcactaataaaaagtatttgtgcaaaatttcctccttcgaaggttagcgtgctttcgacagacatacggacggacggaaatggctagatcatgacgatcaagagtatatatactttatggggtctcagacgcatatttcgaggtgttacaaacagaatgatgaaattagtataccaccatcctatggtggagggtataaaaactagaaaaaaatatggttcagatcggctgtcatatacatataccgatctcccgatttaagttcgtaggcccatgaaaggtgcattttttaaccaatgagttatgttagaccctttcatagccttcttgaatatgatgaaaatcggaatatatttagatacagctgctatgggttcatcaATGATGCATTTTGCAtcatattatgacgaaaggtggtaaaaatatatatccaaagcgttgggtatccaaagtttaaaatttgtaactactcgatataTTTGTTTTAGAcgccatgaagtatatatattcttgatcgtcatgacattttatgtcgctctagtcatgtccgtctgtctgtctgttcgtctgtcgaaagcacgctaactttcaaaggagcaaagctagccgcttgaaattttgcacaaatacttttcattagtgtaggtcggttgggattgtaaatgggccaaatcggtccatgttttgatatagctgtcaaataaaccaattttgcgccttgacttcttgagcctctagagggcgcaattctcgtccgatttgactgaaatttgccatatGATGTTTAGTTAtaactttcatcaactgtgcttagtacgtcgcaaatcggtacataatctgccatataaacggatagctgccatataaacggatcttggatcttgacttcttgggccgctagagggtgcaattttcattcgattcggctgaaatttagtacaacgtcttctctcataaccttcaatatacgtgtccaatatggtctgaatcgatctatagcttgatacaactcccatataaactgatctcacgattttgcttcttgagcccctacaaggcacaattcttatccgaatggactgaaatattacacaatgacttctactatgttcagcattcatttatggtccgaatcggactttgatttgatgtagctccaatagcattacagttcttattcagtattctttgtttgcctaaaaagagataccgcaaaagaactcgacaaatgctatccatggtggagggtataaaagattcggcccggccgaacttggcacgctttgacttgtttttaCTGAAATCAATGCTTTCATTTCTAAGGCTACCAATAGGTATAAATTTATTTagaattttcttattttaattttttgagtaaGGGGGTAAATTTTTGTGGAATTGTCcctctcaaatggcatattttttacaaattttttcgatGCTATCCCACTGTGCCGGCTAAATTTTAAGTTGAACTCAACTCAGTAATATAACTAGGAAATCATTTAACTTGTCGTAAGAAAAAGAACCTTCCATAATTTAATTATGATTAAGTCAGGATccactttttccttttttgataTCCTACTGCCCGTAGGATACTCtaagcattttgaaaaattttaattaaaaattaacttttcttATAAATCAATGACTAAttacatagcaattttttaccaCTATACCTAACCACCGAAAATCTTCTACGTTGCTTTTGAGCAGTGTCAggacataaaaattttcaacttgaaGCACATGAACTCGATATGAAATCTCGTCTCAACGTTCTGTTAAACTTACGTGATCTTGCTTCAGTCCATGTGATCAAGGCAAACAGGATGCATAACACTGTGAGAAAATGCATTTCGttattttctctttttgtttGTAGACAACTAAAATACTGATAAACTATTTTTCCAGCTGTtggagttttttctttttgagaaGAATCTCTCTTTGGGTATTTATCACTTGGTTTTTGGTTTATATTCAGGTTTTGTATATTAAAACAATGTCCGATTTGCGTAGATATCTGAAGTGAAAATTGTATCCCATTTGTTTGTGAAGACGCGTCTTTaggtttttttacaaaattcagatttttttttcaattcgctATTGTTCGAGGCGAACTTTATTTGAATGATGTCGCGATTGCACTCGTAATGCCATGATTTAACGAAAGTAGTCAATACTTATTTTTCTTGGTCAACGTTTTCCAACGCTTTTCTCTTCGTGAaatcagaacaaaaaaaaaggagagcttttctgtttttttcttttttcaatttttttttgctatggcCTGTGACTTTATAATGGACGCACACAGATTCTTTGTTGTTTGGTTTGTTTCTTATTTTGCCAGTGATTGGTTGCGTGGTC
The Stomoxys calcitrans chromosome 3, idStoCalc2.1, whole genome shotgun sequence genome window above contains:
- the LOC106089499 gene encoding uncharacterized protein LOC106089499, whose product is MHFLTVLCILFALITWTEARSRPTVDICDRKPTITGLCVSSTLGIYYDAETQHCRYMGCSPDKKLFSSLEDCEKICNSKRRRNRRVRYS